A genomic segment from Amphiprion ocellaris isolate individual 3 ecotype Okinawa chromosome 17, ASM2253959v1, whole genome shotgun sequence encodes:
- the LOC111565256 gene encoding leukemia inhibitory factor receptor-like, which produces MISWLLIISLLCLKVRSGNGQEKGVSHCGPQNMTLSSSDQKLLLTWEDEPSCSALKDAVVYELLVLIADKQEHHDNVVVTHDQTGSTHSWNWTSYLPLECATHSVWLRSRYNNQTSPWVKEKALPENQRSKRFEVYPRDGAFEAGSTATFCCILPAGERFHKMYLSGYNGVNMRSTRISNQTYALTLNLNEASNVCIDVKCKTNRTTYGACAFVGYPPGDKDLQCETQDLKSVECRWTVGRNTQFWSRTKYQLQGSPCPDGSKGRCSLKMLVKAGETNWTLTASNRLGTVELHDRADLTKRVRMFAPEEVTASTINSRNVSLKWRWTVDEYEHLNLTCEVQGVHGETSSTSKTSGVGLNAAVLTDLMPNWTYEVTVRCRTETWRWGNWSRGLDFHTKGDVPDALDVWMQMKENQVVVVWKMPLTNQSHGEITDYEVTWANTTTRVPPSEHSLTLRLDTSEEHNITVTAWNINGSSSPSTVTTPNISPDGTRVNSSWITGSNGSFMLSWPVSPASSCGYIIDWCPTLDCQTVDWIKVPANSTNVTIFSKSFRDGLRYSLSIYACTEGAPVLLERREGYVREIRIEEKLFKSLEVKQQEMDAEVSWEKIPVRQQPAFIRGFTLYYWNKDNTVFNVSTDDPEATSLTARNLEITSYTFMVAARTALGECGNSSIIVTLNSLTDDLFKSIFIALGLVLGLLTLTTVLCYRNWACIKYKVYPPIPKPVLMDNWLTSAVHLDLRREADVSVIPELHPKPGVSGNDYVSEAGMPFSFIQTPKGYYNKPLKKNTPPLLILPYTDVPSPSGPPSSPFRGVFPNPSYDPIPGDHWFRPELLEGTPAIQTSDGYHPQNQAETLIPTVDVPHGPDSPMSCESAYILLPQLPST; this is translated from the exons atgATCTCATGGCTGTTAATCATCTCACTGCTCTGTCTGAAGGTACGAAGTGGAAATGGACAAGAAAAAG GTGTTTCACACTGTGGACCTCAGAATATGACTCTTTCCAGCTCCGACCAGAAGCTGCTGTTAACGTGGGAAGACGAACCTTCGTGTTCGGCATTAAAAGATGCCGTCGTCTACGAGCTGCTGGTTCTCATCGCGGATAAACAAGAACATCAT GATAACGTTGTGGTGACACATGACCAGACTGGATCGACTCACTCCTGGAACTGGACGTCGTATTTGCCGTTGGAGTGCGCTACTCATTCAGTCTGGCTCAGGTCCCGATACAACAACCAGACAAGCCCATGGGTGAAAGAAAAGGCCCTTCCTG AGAACCAACGCTCAAAAAGATTTGAGGTCTACCCACGAGACGGAGCGTTCGAAGCTGGTAGTACTGCCACCTTCTGTTGTATTCTGCCTGCAGGGGAACGCTTTCATAAAATGTACCTGAGTGGTTATAATGGTGTGAACATGAGGAGCACCAGGATCAGCAACCAGACCTACGCTCTGACTCTCAACCTGAACGAGGCGTCAAACGTCTGCATCGATGTCAAATGTAAAACTAACAGAACCACCTATGGGGCTTGTGCTTTCGTTGGCT ACCCGCCTGGTGACAAAGATCTTCAGTGTGAAACTCAGGATCTGAAATCAGTCGAATGTCGCTGGACGGTAGGAAGAAACACACAGTTCTGGAGTCGAACCAAGTATCAGCTACAGGGAAG TCCCTGTCCAGACGGATCTAAAGGCAGATGCTCTCTAAAGATGCTGGTTAAAGCTGGAGAGACAAACTGGACTTTAACGGCAAGTAATCGTCTTGGAACGGTGGAGCTTCATGACAGGGCAGACCTGACCAAAAGAG TGCGAATGTTTGCTCCAGAAGAAGTAACGGCTTCAACTATTAACTCCAGAAACGTCAGTCTGAAGTGGAGGTGGACTGTAGATGAGTACGAGCATCTCAATCTGACCTGTGAAGTTCAAGGTGTCCATGGTGAAACAAGCAGCACA AGTAAAACCTCTGGAGTTGGTCTCAACGCTGCAGTTTTAACTGACCTGATGCCAAACTGGACGTATGAAGTGACGGTGAGATGCAGAACAGAAACCTGGAGATGGGGCAACTGGAGCAGAGGACTCGATTTCCACACCAAGGGTGACG TTCCAGATGCTCTCGATGTTTGGATGCAGATGAAGGAGAACCAGGTTGTAGTCGTCTGGAAG ATGccactgaccaatcagagccatGGCGAGATCACTGACTATGAAGTTACCTGGGCAAACACCACAACCAGAGTACCTCCCAGTGAACACAGTCTAACCCTCCGCCTGGACACCAGTGAAGAACACAACATCACGGTCACAGCCTGGAATATAAACGGCAGCTCATCGCCTTCAACCGTCACCACCCCCAACATCAGTCCAG ATGGAACCAGAGTGAACTCTTCTTGGATCACTGGCAGTAACGGCAGCTTCATGCTGTCCTGGCCTGTCAGTCctgcatccagctgtggttACATCATTGACTGGTGTCCGACTCTTGACTGTCAAACTGTGGATTGGATCAAAGTTCCTGCCAACAGCACTAATGTCACCATATTTTCTA AAAGCTTCAGAGATGGACTGAGGTATTCGTTGTCCATTTATGCCTGTACAGAGGGAGCTCCGGTGCTTCTGGAGAGGAGGGAAGGCTACGTCAGAGAGATAA GAATCGAGGAGAAGCTGTTTAAATCTTTAGAAGTCAAACAGCAGGAGATGGATGCAGAGGTTTCCTGGGAGAAGATTCCTGTGAGACAGCAGCCGGCTTTCATCCGAGGATTCACGCTGTACTACTGGAACAAGGACAACACGGTGTTCAACGTGAGCACAG ACGATCCTGAAGCCACCAGTCTGACAGCAAGAAACCTGGAGATCACTTCGTATACGTTCATGGTGGCGGCTCGGACGGCACTCGGAGAATGTGGAAACTCATCCATTATCGTCACCCTGAACTCCCTGA CTGATGACTTGTTCAAGTCCATCTTCATAGCTCTTGGTTTGGTTTTGGGTCTTCTAACTCTCACTACTGTCCTCTGCTACAGAAACTGGGCCTG CATCAAATATAAAGTCTATCCTCCGATCCCAAAGCCAGTGTTGATGGACAACTGGTTGACATCAGCG GTTCACCTGGACCTCCGCAGAGAAGCAGATGTTTCGGTTATTCCGGAGCTGCATCCTAAACCTGGAGTATCGGGGAATGATTACGTTAGCGAGGCGGGCATGCCTTTTAGTTTCATACAAACTCCCAAAGGTTACTACAACAAACCCCTGAAGAAGAACACCCCACCACTCCTGATTCTGCCCTACACAGACGTACCATCTCCATCAGGTCCACCGTCTTCTCCGTTCAGAGGTGTGTTTCCCAACCCGTCCTATGACCCGATACCTGGGGATCACTGGTTCAGACCTGAGCTTCTGGAGGGAACACCTGCAATCCAAACCTCTGATGGATACCATCCTCAGAACCAGGCAGAAACTTTAATCCCGACAGTAGATGTTCCACATGGTCCAGACAGTCCCATGTCCTGTGAATCCGCTTACATTTTACTACCGCAGTTACCTTCCACCTAG
- the LOC111565257 gene encoding carnitine O-acetyltransferase-like, translating into MWGICSRTAVAMPKPCGLLKPRHLVKPVSATRVAGRYQSHQKGLPSLPVPPLQQTCERYLTALEPIVEPEELNNTRKLLEEFQEAGGLGEKLQRGLEKRAGKTENWLSAWWVQVAYLEYRLPVVVHSSPGLVLPRMNFTNKQGQIRFAAKLIAGVLDFKTMIDNETLPVEYLGGKPLCMNQYYEVLSSCRIPGLKRDSVVNHAKSSRPPKHITVVHNHQFFILDIYNSDGTPLTPDQLHVQLEKICRASSETSSEPVGILTTQHRDSWGKAYQNLIKDKTNKDSVSAIQRSIFTLCLDGATPQVSDDSYRSCAAVQMLHGGGSRWNSGNRWFDKTLQFIIGEDGTCGANYEHAPAEGPPIVALIDHVVEFTRKLELGQSTTGSLPSPQKLRFNITAEIKKDIEEAKHSMNILADDLNMRVEVFGHFGKNVPKAHKMSPDAFIQVALQLAYYRMYHHCCATYESASLRMFRLGRTDTIRSASSASASFVKAFDDPSKQNTDKVSLLEKAVKAHRTYTNMAISGQAIDRHLLGLKMQAMEEKLSVPDVFKDAAYAKALHYKLSTSQVPSKTDCVMCFGPVVPNGYGVCYNPMDDHINFAVSSFNTCKETNAAHLAQAVEEALLDMRTLLEQTPRAKL; encoded by the exons ATGTGGGGCATTTGCAGCAGAACGGCG GTGGCGATGCCGAAGCCCTGTGGCCTCCTGAAGCCCCGTCACCTGGTGAAGCCGGTGTCGGCCACCCGGGTGGCGGGTCGCTACCAGAGCCACCAGAAGGGGCTGCCCAGCCTGCCGGTCCCCCCCCTGCAGCAGACCTGTGAGCGCTACCTGACGGCCCTGGAGCCCATCGTGGAGCCGGAGGAGCTGAACAACACCaggaagctgctggaggagttCCAGGAGGCCGGAGGACTCGGAGAGAAGCTGCAGAGAGGCCTGGAGAAGAGGGCCGGGAAGACGGAGAACTGG CTCTCAGCATGGTGGGTTCAGGTCGCTTATCTGGAATACCGGCTGCCTGTCGTGGTTCATTCCAGTCCCGGGTTGGTTTTACCTCGTATGAACTTCACCAATAAACAAGGACAAATcag ATTTGCTGCCAAACTGATTGCAGGTGTTTTGGACTTCAAGACGATGATTGACAA TGAGACGCTGCCGGTGGAGTATCTGGGAGGGAAGCCGCTGTGCATGAATCAGTACTACGAGGTTCTGTCGTCGTGTCGGATTCCTGGTCTGAAGAGAGACTCGGTGGTGAATCACGCCAAGAGCTCCAGACCCCCGAAACACATCACTGTGGTTCATAACCACCAG TTCTTCATCCTGGACATCTACAACAGCGACGGCACTccactgacaccagatcagctCCATGTTCAGCTGGAGAAGATCTGCAGAGCTTCTTCAGAAACCAGCTCCGAACCTGTCGGCATCCTCACCACCCAACACCGAGACTCCTGGGGAAAGGCCTACCAGAACCTCATCAAGG ATAAGACCAACAAAGACTCAGTGTCGGCCATCCAGAGGAGCATCTTCACACTTTGTCTGGACGGAGCGACGCCTCAGGTGTCGGACGATTCGTATCGCAGCTGTGCAGCCGTCCAGATGTTGCATGGAGGAGGGAGTCGGTGGAACAGTGGCAACCGTTGGTTCGACAAGACGCTGCAG TTCATTATCGGAGAAGACGGAACATGTGGTGCAAACTATGAGCACGCTCCAGCCGAGGGTCCGCCCATCGTGGCCTTGATCGACCATGTTGTCGAGTTCAC gaggaagctggagttgGGTCAGTCCACCACCGGGTCTTTACCTTCACCTCAGAAACTACGATTCAACATCACAGCTGAGATCAAGAAGGACATCGAGGAGGCCAAACACAGCATGAACAT ACTGGCCGATGACCTGAACATGAGGGTTGAAGTGTTCGGACACTTTGGAAAAAATGTCCCTAAAGCCCACAAGATGAGTCCTGATGCCTTCATACAGGTGGCGCTACAGCTGGCCTACTACAG GATGTACCATCACTGCTGTGCCACCTATGAAAGTGCCTCCCTGCGGATGTTTCGCCTCGGTCGTACGGATACGATCCGATCAGCCTCCAGTGCCTCGGCTTCCTTCGTCAAAGCCTTCGATGACCCCAGCAAACAG AACACAGACAAGGTCAGTCTCCTGGAAAAAGCTGTCAAAGCCCACCGGACGTACACCAACATG GCGATCAGCGGTCAGGCCATAGACAGACACCTGCTGGGCCTGAAGATGCAGGCGATGGAGGAAAAGCTTTCTGTGCCTGATGTTTTCAAAGACGCCGCCTATGCTAAGGCCTTACACTACAAGCTGTCTACAAGTCAG GTTCCGTCCAAGACCGACTGCGTCATGTGCTTCGGCCCGGTCGTACCCAACGGTTACGGTGTCTGCTACAACCCCATGGACGACCACATCAACTTTGCCGTGTCGTCCTTCAACACCTGTAAGGAAACCAACGCAGCACATCTGGCCCAGGCAGTGGAGGAAGCTCTGCTGGATATGAGGACACTGTTGGAGCAAACACCAAGAGCCAAACTGTGA
- the june gene encoding junE proto-oncogene, AP-1 transcription factor subunit, which translates to MTAKMDTPFYHDDSPAVPGFNQIAEFERYPGNKMLMSKKAMSVVGSHHFHGSGAAGGRGGNHNNLGLAGNSSLMASAASSAGSSADMNLLKLASPDLEHLIIQSNQGLVTTSPVSNSGNPFIYRGQATNEQEGFADGFVQALADLHKQNQLVGGGPMSPSSSSNVSLQASYQRSLMSGGDMPVYTNLNSYNSGQMPFSGGQMAYGGGSGHGGGPQPHPRGLDAPQTVPEVPHPPGDPTSPPSLSPIDLETQERIKAERKKLRNRIAASKCRKRKLERISRLEEKVKVLKSQNSDLASTATMLREQVAQLKQKVMSHVTNGCQIAVGSTAAAKSGGGGGGRRSEDSSC; encoded by the coding sequence ATGACCGCCAAGATGGACACTCCTTTCTACCACGATGACTCCCCTGCTGTCCCCGGCTTCAACCAGATTGCGGAATTCGAGCGTTACCCAGGAAACAAGATGCTGATGAGTAAGAAGGCCATGTCAGTGGTGGGCAGTCATCACTTCCACGGCAGCGgtgcagcaggaggaagaggcgGGAACCACAACAACCTGGGCCTGGCTGGGAACAGTTCCCTGATGGCGTCGGCAGCGTCTTCTGCAGGTTCCTCGGCGGATATGAACCTCCTGAAGCTGGCGTCTCCAGACCTGGAGCACCTGATCATCCAATCCAACCAGGGCCTGGTCACCACAAGCCCAGTGTCCAACTCCGGCAATCCCTTCATCTACCGAGGCCAGGCTACCAACGAGCAAGAAGGATTCGCTGACGGCTTCGTGCAAGCCCTTGCCGACCTCCACAAGCAAAACCAGCTGGTGGGAGGTGGACCAATGTCCCCATCCTCGTCCTCCAATGTCTCCCTGCAGGCATCCTACCAGAGGAGCCTGATGTCCGGTGGAGATATGCCCGTCTACACCAACCTCAACAGCTATAACTCGGGCCAAATGCCTTTCTCCGGGGGGCAGATGGCTTATGGCGGAGGTTCGGGTCATGGTGGAGGTCCTCAGCCGCACCCTCGAGGCCTGGACGCCCCTCAGACAGTCCCAGAGGTTCCTCACCCGCCAGGGGACCCCACATCACCACCGTCCCTCTCCCCAATCGACCTGGAGACGCAGGAAAGAATTAAAGCAGAACGTAAGAAGCTCCGCAATCGCATCGCCGCGTCCAAATGCCGCAAGCGGAAGCTGGAGCGAATCTCTCGGCTGGAGGAGAAGGTGAAGGTCCTGAAGAGCCAGAACTCGGACCTGGCCTCCACTGCCACCATGCTGAGGGAGCAGGTTGCTCAGCTCAAACAGAAGGTCATGAGTCACGTCACCAACGGCTGCCAGATTGCCGTCGGGTCGACAGCTGCTGCCAagtctggaggaggaggaggcggccgTCGTAGTGAAGACTCCAGTTGCTGA